From Mya arenaria isolate MELC-2E11 chromosome 1, ASM2691426v1, a single genomic window includes:
- the LOC128227758 gene encoding polycystic kidney disease protein 1-like 3 produces MEPQTQASPLDQLKTQVPVPTEPARKAPPVRLRVSRSFNAQGDKKQEERQNVLKARNAPSVPQKPQRVCRENDAQADKKEMEQQNFKEVFGTTTTGPLTETAQTTPGVAGIEQASYQRSEDSPRQQSEQNAVFFISPNVTVEKGFPTEVSDGPAMGDMAGTAAVTADIPETEGVASQRRTDTLNHQVGQTALVVIPPDVTVYKGSPTKDSDGQAMGIMTESTVVTAESPADIAGTEDVVSQRSADTPKHQKEQTALFAIPPDVTANYSDDPAMGIMAERTFVTADIAGTEDVVSQRSTDTTKHQKEQTALIVIPSDVTAYKRSPTNDSDGPAMGIMAESTFVTADIAGTEDVVSQRSADTPKHLKEQTALIVIPPDVTAYKETPTKDSDGQAMSDMTESTDVTGGIAETKEVASQRRIDTPKHQSEHTALDVIPPDVTKYKGTPTKEHSGDIQINLLRRLGLEERFEHNLITVQEAMIVHTNQPRGEKWSLSQLPWTMLRNIIAVDSTARDCIYTQETENTAETLKSEGQSVFDVRSIFGKDVSADEWS; encoded by the exons ATGGAACCGCAAACACAAGCGTCTCCGCTGGACCAACTTAAGACTCAAGTTCCG GTGCCAACAGAACCAG CCCGGAAAGCTCCTCCTGTTCGTCTACGCGTTTCTCGATCATTTAATGCTCAGGGTGATAAAAAG CAAGAGGAGCGGCAGAACGTATTGAAag CTCGAAATGCTCCTTCTGTTCCACAAAAGCCCCAACGCGTGTGTCGGGAAAATGATGCTCAGGCCGATAAAAAG GAAATGGAGCAGCAGAACTTCAAGGAAG TTTTCGGGACAACCACCACTGGACCGTTGACCGAAACAGCGCAAACCACCCCTGGCGTTGCTGGCATAGAGCAAGCGTCCTATCAGAGAAGCGAAGATAGCCCTAGACAGCAATCAGAACAGAATGCAGTCTTCTTTATTTCGCCTAACGTTACCGTGGAAAAAGGATTCCCGACGGAAG TTTCCGACGGCCCAGCGATGGGTGACATGGCGGGGACCGCCGCTGTCACCGCTGACATCCCCGAGACGGAGGGAGTGGCCAGCCAAAGGAGAACAGATACCCTTAATCATCAGGTGGGACAGACCGCGCTTGTCGTCATCCCGCCGGATGTTACCGTGTATAAGGGTTCCCCGACAAAAG ATTCCGACGGCCAAGCGATGGGTATCATGACGGAGAGCACCGTCGTCACCGCTGAATCACCCGCTGACATCGCGGGGACGGAGGACGTAGTCAGCCAAAGGAGTGCCGATACCCCTAAACATCAAAAGGAACAGACCGCGCTCTTCGCCATCCCGCCGGATGTTACCGCTAACT ATTCCGACGACCCAGCGATGGGTATCATGGCGGAGAGGACCTTCGTCACCGCTGACATCGCCGGGACGGAGGACGTAGTCAGCCAGAGGAGTACCGATACCACTAAACATCAGAAGGAACAGACCGCCCTCATCGTCATCCCATCGGATGTTACCGCGTATAAGAGATCCCCGACAAATg ATTCCGACGGCCCAGCGATGGGTATCATGGCGGAGAGCACCTTCGTCACCGCTGACATCGCCGGGACGGAGGACGTAGTCAGCCAAAGGAGTGCCGATACCCCTAAACATCTGAAGGAACAAACCGCGCTCATCGTCATCCCGCCGGATGTTACCGCGTATAAGGAAACCCCGACAAAAG ACTCCGACGGCCAAGCGATGAGTGACATGACAGAAAGCACTGACGTTACCGGTGGCATCGCCGAAACGAAGGAAGTGGCCAGCCAGAGGAGAATCGATACCCCTAAACATCAGTCGGAACACACCGCGCTTGACGTTATCCCGCCGGATGTTACCAAGTATAAGGGAACCCCGACAAAAG AACATAGCGGGGATATCCAAATAAACTTGCTTCGCCGTCTTGGACTTGAAGAAAGATTCGAACACAATTTGATAACGGTACAGGAGGCAATGATTGTGCATACTAACCAACCTAGAGGAGAAAAGTGGTCTCTCTCTCAATTGCCATGGACTATGCTGCGGAACATCATCGCTGTTGATTCAACTGCGCGTGATTGTATTTATACACAAGAGACAGAGAACACAGCAGAAACGTTGAAGTCTGAAGGGCAATCCGTGTTCGATGTACGCAGTATATTTGGTAAAG ATGTTTCCGCAGACGAGTGGTCTTAG